The Nitrospira sp. KM1 genome includes a window with the following:
- a CDS encoding c-type cytochrome yields MGNLISEALSMGWMAIAILVGLLIYFQVSISDPVAKKRATFKTLIGIVAAFLMFIAIANYANNFYGENRLLPVSLVMITATTFMMALYFTNLSALLKIGGFMFFVAAFLSGYGNWLPQVEGGFPPKEEKLDFSSMSAQQLADEGEKIIFGGIGQNKVQGAIGKGQCPLCHAFHAGMLGERAPNLLGLPERAGKERLEDPKYSKGNASKRDYAEKESFPGAGTAENGQEYIAESHACPSCYVVAGYGVKGTNDKESPMPKIHKPPISLSLPELAAVDTWLYVREGRDAPSFEDITKSYEKFIPEADRPKMSDDKPAAASALMADGSEPVDQIFAKAQCVSCHTIPGIPGATGTIGPKLEEGTNAPLRIKDKEYKGTAKSTPEYIMESVIDPSAYVVKPFPDNTMPKVFGQKLSAGALKKIVDYLSQVKAGSPPPKIS; encoded by the coding sequence GTGGGTAATTTGATCAGCGAAGCCCTATCGATGGGCTGGATGGCCATAGCCATTCTGGTGGGCTTACTTATCTACTTTCAGGTATCCATTAGTGACCCGGTCGCTAAGAAGCGGGCGACCTTCAAGACCTTGATCGGAATTGTTGCAGCGTTCCTAATGTTTATTGCCATTGCGAACTATGCCAATAATTTTTATGGAGAGAATCGGTTGTTGCCTGTCTCGCTCGTTATGATCACGGCAACCACCTTCATGATGGCATTGTACTTTACGAACCTCAGTGCACTGCTCAAGATCGGCGGCTTCATGTTTTTCGTGGCCGCTTTCTTATCTGGATACGGTAATTGGCTTCCACAAGTCGAAGGTGGTTTCCCTCCAAAAGAAGAAAAACTTGATTTCAGTTCGATGAGCGCTCAGCAGCTTGCAGACGAGGGAGAAAAAATCATCTTTGGCGGCATAGGACAGAACAAGGTGCAGGGAGCCATTGGAAAGGGCCAGTGCCCGCTCTGTCACGCATTCCATGCTGGTATGTTGGGCGAGCGTGCTCCAAACCTGCTCGGGCTTCCTGAGCGTGCTGGTAAAGAACGTCTAGAAGATCCGAAGTATTCGAAAGGAAATGCATCGAAGCGGGATTATGCAGAAAAGGAATCGTTTCCTGGTGCAGGCACAGCTGAGAACGGACAGGAATATATCGCCGAGTCACATGCCTGTCCAAGCTGCTATGTCGTTGCAGGGTACGGCGTGAAGGGCACCAATGACAAGGAAAGCCCTATGCCTAAGATCCACAAACCACCGATATCGCTCTCTCTTCCAGAACTAGCTGCGGTGGATACCTGGCTATATGTACGTGAGGGACGGGATGCTCCGTCTTTCGAAGACATCACAAAGTCATACGAAAAATTTATTCCAGAGGCTGACCGTCCTAAAATGTCAGATGACAAGCCGGCTGCCGCAAGCGCATTGATGGCCGATGGCTCTGAGCCTGTCGACCAGATTTTTGCCAAGGCACAGTGTGTCTCATGCCATACCATTCCAGGTATTCCAGGTGCTACCGGAACCATCGGTCCGAAACTGGAGGAGGGGACCAACGCTCCGCTTCGCATCAAAGACAAAGAGTATAAGGGAACAGCCAAGAGCACGCCGGAATACATTATGGAATCAGTCATTGATCCCAGCGCCTACGTCGTGAAGCCATTCCCGGACAACACGATGCCAAAGGTGTTTGGACAAAAGTTGAGCGCTGGCGCTTTGAAGAAAATTGTTGACTATCTGTCACAGGTGAAGGCGGGATCTCCGCCACCGAAGATTTCGTAA
- a CDS encoding cytochrome ubiquinol oxidase subunit I has product MGPVTGKKVFSVMALCAMISLLMLPVVMSLPSLAAGEEASADAAKKEGDKVEKGRDVYYKTEGIVAGAPAPKTTDGPKDYPRYNFESRVLLWFANQQHLYYGSFVLAVPIFCMVIEFMGVVTKDKALAKRYDQLAYDFIKISLTAYSLTAILGGILIFTFLTLYPAFFGYLSSIFRPVMHIYALMFVAESGTLYIYYYGWDKMKEGFLKWIHLSMSVILNVIGTLLMFLANSWIGFMMSPAGVDEQGRYLGNIWHVIHTALWNPLNVHRILGNMAFGGGVVAAYAAYKFLAAKTEEDRAHYDWMGYIAMALGVAFLIPLPFAGYWLMREVYAYRQQMGITLMGGLLAWLFIIQATMIGILFLSTNYYLWQAMGRMRGAEKYQRYIKYLVFLLTCGFLVFITPHTMVMSPAELKAMGGQQHPVLGNYGVMSAKNGGINVIITTTVLSFVWYMRGNKVSTVSWAKFGNIFMGCFFFFAYINIIWLAVYGYYIPANVRVGLSVPQVATTLSCLFFMFALNSVMMKGAKQMGPIEWGKISARSQYALIMLATAFTWMMGLMGYIRSSVRLFWHVNEIMRDNSPWAYTHTVGFAANMISFNVLFFWISILFVFWLGSLAVKKVPVEAKAGVPGSAPQPAGSH; this is encoded by the coding sequence ATGGGTCCTGTAACAGGCAAGAAGGTGTTCTCGGTCATGGCGCTGTGCGCGATGATCAGCCTTCTCATGCTTCCCGTGGTCATGTCGCTTCCTTCACTGGCTGCCGGTGAGGAAGCTTCTGCTGACGCGGCGAAGAAGGAAGGAGACAAGGTTGAGAAAGGGCGGGACGTCTATTACAAGACGGAAGGTATTGTTGCTGGTGCGCCAGCCCCGAAGACGACCGATGGCCCTAAGGACTATCCTCGGTACAATTTTGAAAGCCGCGTCCTTCTTTGGTTTGCCAATCAGCAGCATCTCTACTACGGCAGCTTCGTGCTCGCCGTGCCGATTTTCTGTATGGTCATCGAGTTCATGGGCGTGGTCACGAAGGACAAGGCGCTGGCCAAGCGATATGATCAATTAGCCTATGACTTTATCAAGATCAGTCTGACAGCATACTCGCTTACCGCGATTCTGGGTGGAATCCTCATATTTACCTTCCTGACTCTTTATCCGGCTTTCTTCGGTTACCTGTCCAGCATCTTTCGGCCGGTCATGCACATCTATGCGTTGATGTTCGTGGCCGAGAGCGGAACGCTGTACATCTACTACTACGGCTGGGACAAGATGAAGGAGGGATTCCTCAAGTGGATTCACTTGAGCATGTCGGTCATCCTGAACGTCATCGGAACCCTGCTCATGTTCCTCGCGAATTCCTGGATTGGGTTCATGATGTCTCCCGCAGGTGTTGATGAGCAGGGACGTTATCTCGGTAACATCTGGCACGTCATCCACACCGCGCTCTGGAATCCACTCAACGTTCATAGAATTCTCGGGAATATGGCATTCGGCGGCGGCGTCGTTGCCGCATATGCAGCCTATAAATTTCTCGCTGCAAAGACCGAAGAGGATCGTGCACATTACGATTGGATGGGTTACATCGCGATGGCCCTCGGCGTGGCGTTCTTGATTCCATTGCCGTTTGCCGGATATTGGCTGATGCGAGAAGTGTATGCGTATCGTCAGCAGATGGGTATCACGCTGATGGGTGGACTTCTGGCATGGCTCTTCATCATTCAGGCGACCATGATCGGGATTCTGTTCCTCAGCACCAATTACTACCTCTGGCAAGCGATGGGCCGGATGCGAGGTGCCGAGAAATATCAGCGGTACATCAAGTATTTGGTGTTCTTGTTGACGTGCGGATTTCTGGTCTTCATTACCCCGCACACAATGGTGATGAGTCCTGCCGAGTTGAAAGCCATGGGTGGCCAGCAGCACCCAGTTCTCGGTAACTACGGTGTCATGTCCGCTAAAAACGGCGGCATCAACGTGATTATTACGACTACGGTTTTGAGCTTCGTCTGGTACATGCGAGGCAATAAAGTTTCAACCGTATCGTGGGCTAAGTTTGGCAATATCTTCATGGGCTGCTTTTTCTTCTTTGCGTACATCAACATTATCTGGCTCGCCGTCTACGGCTATTACATCCCGGCCAACGTGCGTGTCGGACTATCCGTTCCTCAGGTGGCGACGACCCTGTCTTGTCTTTTCTTCATGTTTGCGCTGAATAGCGTGATGATGAAGGGAGCAAAGCAGATGGGTCCGATCGAGTGGGGCAAGATATCCGCCCGCTCGCAATACGCTCTGATCATGTTGGCCACCGCGTTCACCTGGATGATGGGATTGATGGGATATATCCGCTCATCTGTCCGTCTCTTCTGGCATGTGAATGAGATCATGCGAGACAACTCGCCGTGGGCCTACACCCATACCGTTGGCTTTGCGGCCAACATGATTTCATTCAATGTTTTATTCTTTTGGATCAGCATCCTCTTCGTCTTCTGGCTCGGCAGCCTGGCGGTGAAGAAGGTTCCAGTTGAAGCGAAAGCAGGAGTTCCGGGCAGCGCGCCGCAGCCGGCAGGCAGCCACTAA
- a CDS encoding SUMF1/EgtB/PvdO family nonheme iron enzyme, giving the protein MLETKFKVAFLLVVLIFAALPIMGILRGTTFTPFEESAENAESPHVTLDPPQEENPITEEMITVPAGPFVRGTTNGGFDEQPQRTIYLDTFSIDRYEVTNYQYQQFVTATGHRKAGPPSRYAKSIGRMRGTNQPAVYVSWDDASEYCQWKGKRLPTEAEWEKAMRGVDGRLWPWGNHELQNGANWARVQDGYDVSAPVGTFGSDKSPYGVMDGAGNVMEWVADWYQESYYKDASERNPSSPEYGTYRVLRGGAYTTAGMDVRITSRSKMMQDFRDETIGFRCALSGANDGNLQRREKT; this is encoded by the coding sequence ATGCTTGAAACCAAATTCAAAGTTGCGTTTCTTCTTGTCGTCCTGATATTCGCGGCCCTTCCTATTATGGGGATACTTCGCGGGACGACCTTCACCCCGTTTGAAGAATCTGCTGAAAATGCTGAATCTCCTCACGTAACTCTAGACCCTCCGCAGGAGGAAAATCCTATCACTGAAGAGATGATCACAGTACCGGCTGGACCGTTTGTTCGCGGCACAACCAACGGAGGATTTGATGAGCAGCCTCAGCGCACCATATATCTCGACACATTTTCCATCGATCGATATGAGGTGACGAATTATCAATACCAGCAATTCGTGACTGCAACCGGTCATCGAAAGGCCGGCCCACCCTCGCGTTACGCGAAGAGCATCGGCCGAATGCGTGGGACGAACCAGCCAGCGGTCTACGTTTCATGGGATGATGCATCGGAGTATTGTCAGTGGAAGGGGAAACGACTGCCTACCGAAGCAGAATGGGAAAAAGCGATGCGGGGGGTGGATGGTCGCCTGTGGCCCTGGGGAAATCATGAATTGCAGAATGGAGCCAATTGGGCCAGGGTGCAGGATGGTTATGACGTTTCGGCTCCAGTCGGGACGTTCGGGTCTGACAAAAGCCCATACGGGGTGATGGACGGAGCCGGAAATGTCATGGAATGGGTCGCCGATTGGTACCAAGAGTCTTATTACAAAGACGCATCCGAACGTAACCCGTCGAGTCCTGAATATGGGACATATCGAGTCCTACGGGGAGGAGCCTACACGACCGCCGGTATGGATGTGCGAATTACCAGCCGGAGCAAAATGATGCAGGATTTCCGAGATGAGACGATCGGTTTTCGATGTGCCCTATCTGGTGCGAACGATGGAAATTTACAGAGGAGAGAAAAGACCTAA
- a CDS encoding SUMF1/EgtB/PvdO family nonheme iron enzyme, whose translation MGSIIFVFASFVLMIAMLVYESYKAKQMKQLALSVKTESRPVESMTSTHDYSMYKTRMGDEGREMVQIPEGPFTMGSQDGDPDESPEHQVFVKGFYMDRKEVTQEEYERFAKMTKRPMPRIEVFEDDQSKLLKPEFAAMSISWDDAFAYCRWAGKRLPSEAEWEKAGRGEGRRKYPWGDKFISKAANVDGSEDGYKYLAPPGSFDAGRSPYGLFDMTGNVAEWVNDTYDENYYKKAPFRDPKGPDTGDLRVVRGGSWRETEHNARLSKRFAAKHWRTDITIGIRCASDGDSGESGPAS comes from the coding sequence GTGGGTTCGATAATTTTCGTCTTCGCCTCATTTGTGCTCATGATCGCGATGCTGGTCTATGAGTCGTATAAGGCAAAACAGATGAAGCAGCTGGCGCTTTCGGTCAAAACTGAAAGCCGGCCGGTCGAGAGTATGACCTCGACGCATGATTATTCCATGTACAAGACAAGAATGGGGGATGAAGGCCGGGAGATGGTGCAGATTCCGGAAGGTCCCTTTACGATGGGCAGTCAGGATGGCGATCCTGACGAATCGCCAGAGCATCAGGTATTCGTAAAAGGATTCTACATGGATCGAAAAGAAGTGACCCAGGAGGAATATGAACGGTTCGCCAAGATGACGAAGCGTCCCATGCCCAGAATTGAGGTCTTCGAAGATGATCAGTCAAAATTGCTGAAACCCGAATTTGCCGCAATGAGCATCTCCTGGGATGACGCATTTGCGTATTGCCGGTGGGCGGGCAAGCGGCTTCCGAGCGAGGCGGAATGGGAAAAAGCCGGACGTGGTGAGGGACGGAGAAAATATCCGTGGGGAGACAAATTCATTTCTAAGGCGGCAAACGTTGACGGCAGCGAGGATGGTTACAAATATCTTGCGCCGCCCGGCTCATTCGACGCAGGCCGTAGCCCATATGGGTTATTTGACATGACTGGGAATGTGGCTGAATGGGTTAACGACACCTACGATGAGAACTATTATAAGAAAGCGCCCTTTCGTGATCCAAAAGGTCCGGATACTGGGGATCTCCGAGTCGTTCGTGGCGGGTCTTGGCGGGAGACAGAACACAATGCGAGACTGTCCAAGCGATTTGCCGCCAAGCATTGGCGCACGGATATTACGATAGGCATTCGATGTGCGAGCGATGGGGACTCTGGGGAAAGCGGCCCAGCCTCATAA
- a CDS encoding DUF3047 domain-containing protein: MMTRTRIIAGVFGLGVAALAGVFGAWAALSTPTLVLEDFQAKETDGFPSNWDHESQRSHSKGRDAYKVQTEGGANFLSAKDAGQRIKKKKIDWDPKAYPVLTWRWRLQKAATGAEPLAAIYASLDTDLLFIPVFTKYVWSATKPEGTLTEGGMFSGSEIVVQSGTKAVGEWFEERVNVYEDFKRIHQHDPAAKAWGISIIAGPGVEIDFGPLVVSAAN, from the coding sequence ATGATGACTCGTACACGTATCATTGCAGGAGTGTTCGGTCTGGGAGTAGCGGCTCTGGCAGGAGTGTTCGGTGCATGGGCCGCCCTCTCGACGCCGACGCTCGTGCTGGAAGATTTTCAGGCGAAAGAAACCGATGGCTTCCCTTCGAACTGGGATCATGAAAGCCAACGTAGCCACTCAAAGGGCCGGGATGCCTATAAAGTCCAGACGGAGGGCGGGGCCAATTTTTTGTCGGCCAAGGATGCGGGTCAACGCATCAAGAAGAAAAAAATCGATTGGGATCCCAAGGCGTACCCGGTCTTGACCTGGCGGTGGAGACTTCAGAAGGCGGCGACCGGCGCGGAACCGCTTGCCGCGATTTACGCCTCCCTCGACACCGACCTCCTGTTTATTCCTGTGTTCACGAAATATGTATGGAGCGCGACAAAGCCGGAAGGAACGCTGACGGAGGGAGGCATGTTCAGCGGATCCGAAATCGTCGTCCAAAGCGGAACCAAAGCTGTCGGGGAATGGTTTGAAGAGCGGGTCAACGTCTACGAGGATTTCAAACGGATTCACCAGCACGACCCCGCTGCTAAAGCGTGGGGCATCTCGATCATTGCGGGTCCGGGCGTCGAAATTGACTTCGGGCCTCTGGTTGTCAGCGCGGCGAACTAA
- a CDS encoding cytochrome ubiquinol oxidase subunit I — protein sequence MSAEPATDVYFKTPGSPQGPAAPSPSDTVYPRVSLFDSRLLVWFVTQQHTYFAGFVLALPLFCALLEFLGLMTKKPALSLRYDGLARDLAKVALLALSVTAVVGSLMLCMFIWLYPSFMTYMGATFKAFMPAYAIVFNGEAFLLILYYYSWNRMAEPGLKWIHAAIGILTNIFGTALLLLANSWAAFMMAPAGVDAQGRFLGNGWHLLHSALWNPLNVHRFLADIMSGGAVVLAYACYRFFTSKTEGERAYFDWVGYIFLFVTVCALLPMPIAGYWLMRSVYAYRQSLGMTMMGGLLTWLFVVQALLIGALLLGVNYYIWQSMARIKGGERYQPYYQFLLGALTLALFIWLTPHTVIMSGSEVKAMGGAQHPVVGNYGVMSAKNGAINIMILITTLSFLYYRRANRTMTIPWVRTGNIVIGTLFSVGLLNVMWLSVYGFYLPANLRVGLSSPQAFTTLTVIICSVLINRAMLKGSIVHGPVQWGKISVRGMVVLFGLAGAFTWVMGLMGYIRSSGRLAWHVHEVMADVSPWAFTPDLAFAAKMVTLNMVVFWGSVFVVFWMCQRGQQPEIGEEFIEERSRALTPVPTQEA from the coding sequence GTGTCGGCTGAGCCCGCTACCGATGTCTATTTCAAAACCCCAGGCTCTCCTCAAGGACCGGCTGCCCCTTCACCTTCGGACACCGTCTACCCGCGTGTCAGTTTGTTCGATAGTCGTCTCCTCGTGTGGTTCGTGACGCAACAGCACACGTATTTTGCCGGATTTGTGCTAGCGTTGCCGCTGTTTTGCGCGCTGTTGGAATTTTTGGGACTCATGACGAAGAAGCCGGCTTTGTCGCTTCGGTACGATGGGCTTGCCAGAGACTTGGCAAAGGTGGCGCTGCTTGCGCTGTCGGTGACGGCGGTGGTGGGAAGTCTGATGCTCTGTATGTTCATCTGGCTGTATCCCAGTTTCATGACGTATATGGGCGCAACATTCAAAGCGTTCATGCCGGCCTATGCAATCGTATTCAACGGGGAAGCATTTCTCCTCATCCTCTACTATTACAGTTGGAACCGCATGGCGGAGCCAGGTTTGAAATGGATCCATGCGGCGATTGGAATTCTTACCAATATCTTCGGCACTGCGCTTCTCTTGCTGGCGAATTCCTGGGCGGCATTCATGATGGCTCCCGCCGGTGTCGATGCGCAGGGGAGGTTCTTGGGAAATGGCTGGCACCTACTCCATTCGGCGCTCTGGAATCCGCTGAACGTTCACCGCTTCCTCGCGGACATCATGTCGGGTGGGGCGGTGGTATTGGCGTATGCCTGTTACCGGTTCTTCACCAGTAAGACAGAAGGTGAACGGGCGTACTTCGACTGGGTGGGATACATCTTTTTGTTTGTGACAGTCTGTGCATTGTTACCGATGCCGATTGCCGGATACTGGCTCATGCGATCGGTCTATGCTTATCGTCAGAGCTTGGGTATGACGATGATGGGCGGACTGCTCACGTGGCTCTTTGTTGTGCAGGCCCTCTTGATCGGAGCGCTGCTCTTGGGTGTGAACTATTACATCTGGCAGAGCATGGCCCGCATTAAAGGCGGAGAGCGGTATCAACCCTATTATCAATTCTTGCTCGGCGCACTGACGTTGGCCCTCTTTATTTGGTTAACGCCCCATACGGTCATCATGTCGGGGAGCGAAGTCAAGGCGATGGGGGGAGCACAGCATCCGGTGGTGGGTAATTATGGTGTCATGTCAGCGAAGAACGGCGCCATCAATATCATGATTTTGATTACGACGTTGAGTTTTCTCTATTACCGACGTGCCAATCGGACGATGACGATTCCATGGGTTCGAACGGGAAATATCGTCATTGGAACGCTCTTTTCAGTCGGCCTGTTGAACGTGATGTGGTTGTCCGTCTATGGTTTCTATCTGCCGGCGAATCTGCGGGTCGGTCTTTCCTCGCCGCAAGCATTCACCACGCTCACGGTTATCATCTGCAGCGTCCTCATCAATCGCGCGATGCTCAAGGGATCCATTGTTCACGGCCCGGTGCAATGGGGGAAGATTTCTGTGCGCGGCATGGTCGTGCTCTTCGGGCTCGCAGGAGCATTTACGTGGGTGATGGGGCTGATGGGATATATCCGATCATCGGGACGGCTCGCATGGCACGTTCATGAGGTAATGGCCGACGTTTCCCCATGGGCCTTTACCCCTGATCTGGCGTTTGCCGCAAAGATGGTGACGCTCAACATGGTCGTGTTCTGGGGTTCGGTGTTTGTCGTGTTCTGGATGTGCCAGCGAGGGCAGCAGCCGGAGATTGGCGAAGAATTTATCGAAGAACGCAGCCGGGCATTGACCCCTGTTCCGACTCAGGAAGCCTGA
- a CDS encoding PCP reductase family protein, with protein sequence MHTEGIEERTYEGSVQWFIRSECRGCGLRVGIDRTPSQTDRLVDRLMWTDEALHRLDRLPPYVASLFREEVEQDVRSRDERVVSYDALFRPRSGARIEWDSEAEHRLENVPAPVRAMAKIELERTAAERGHARITASLMEEVKARYFGMGAAKK encoded by the coding sequence ATGCATACCGAGGGGATTGAAGAGCGGACCTACGAAGGCTCTGTGCAATGGTTTATCCGAAGCGAGTGTCGCGGCTGTGGATTGCGCGTTGGCATTGACAGGACCCCGAGTCAGACCGATCGCTTGGTCGATCGGTTGATGTGGACCGATGAAGCCTTACACCGGCTCGACCGGCTGCCACCATATGTCGCCTCGCTGTTTCGAGAAGAGGTCGAACAAGATGTACGGTCCAGAGACGAGCGCGTGGTCAGCTACGATGCCTTATTTCGACCACGCAGCGGCGCCCGAATCGAATGGGATTCCGAAGCCGAGCACAGATTGGAGAATGTGCCGGCGCCAGTGCGCGCAATGGCGAAGATCGAGTTGGAGCGTACAGCTGCCGAGCGGGGACATGCTCGAATTACCGCATCATTGATGGAAGAAGTGAAAGCGCGTTACTTCGGCATGGGCGCGGCGAAGAAATAG
- a CDS encoding DUF420 domain-containing protein, with translation MEWLRDPGFLGTHATIGADLSQLMATLFTGLFVIGWVQARKRQADAHHWLMFGGMVSMLAFFVAYYLFRQLGVLAVEGKEGFGGSQALYDYVFIPVLTFHIILVIIGLVMAVYMIVLGFRSQQFIDGVRSLRESRLQTSWKKVSLIFTCVAIAVLALFFSRVSASGFSMRKMEVYLGLLVLVAMVFAVEMAIQRIWPNGARRHRALGTFTMIIYCVLFVTGSFTYTMLYILYPGKIG, from the coding sequence ATGGAATGGTTACGCGATCCAGGATTTCTCGGCACTCATGCCACCATCGGAGCAGATCTGAGCCAACTTATGGCCACGCTGTTCACCGGATTGTTCGTCATCGGCTGGGTACAAGCCCGCAAACGTCAAGCTGATGCCCATCATTGGTTGATGTTCGGAGGGATGGTCTCCATGCTGGCCTTCTTCGTCGCATACTACCTGTTTCGACAGCTCGGCGTTCTGGCGGTCGAAGGCAAAGAAGGATTCGGCGGCTCGCAGGCACTCTACGATTATGTGTTCATCCCTGTGCTGACGTTCCATATCATCTTGGTCATCATCGGACTGGTCATGGCGGTATATATGATCGTTCTGGGATTCCGTTCGCAGCAGTTCATCGACGGCGTGCGATCCTTGAGGGAGTCGCGCTTGCAGACGTCCTGGAAGAAGGTCAGTCTTATCTTTACGTGTGTCGCCATTGCGGTTCTGGCACTGTTTTTCTCGCGAGTGTCGGCGTCGGGATTTTCCATGCGGAAAATGGAAGTCTACCTCGGGCTGCTTGTGCTGGTTGCGATGGTGTTTGCCGTAGAGATGGCGATCCAGCGCATTTGGCCAAACGGGGCGCGACGCCACCGTGCGCTGGGAACATTTACGATGATCATCTACTGCGTGCTCTTTGTGACGGGCAGCTTTACCTATACGATGCTCTACATCCTCTACCCTGGGAAAATCGGTTGA
- a CDS encoding methyltransferase, whose translation MARELSLAEIFQLGYYWETKILLTAVQLDVFSSLAGKPRLSAEIATRITADEQALRLLLNALVAMRLLTKTGEAYENSSTAEKHLVRQSPQFIGHLLQLHDAEWNNWGKLAETIRSGERSVDRHVFETDPELGGNVLAVLHRIGQQSGPDFARRLQLKGALRMLDLGGGAGTNAIAFCQVYPTITATVFDLAPTLRLTEKTVKEAGLDSRISLLAGNFNHDRLGGPYDLALMSDILHYQDFATNAALVKKVYDHLLPNGRLLIKDRFLDESSTGPAWTTAFAVHILINTQRGACYQTSDAMQWMQAAGFASVEEVERTAVVQGLKLNG comes from the coding sequence GTGGCACGAGAACTTTCGCTCGCAGAAATCTTCCAGCTTGGTTACTACTGGGAGACCAAAATCCTTCTGACCGCAGTTCAACTCGACGTCTTTTCCTCGCTGGCGGGAAAACCGCGACTATCAGCGGAGATCGCGACTCGAATCACGGCCGATGAGCAGGCCCTTCGTCTCTTACTCAATGCGCTGGTCGCGATGAGGTTACTGACTAAAACAGGAGAGGCATACGAAAATTCCTCAACGGCCGAGAAACACCTCGTTCGACAGTCCCCTCAATTTATAGGACATCTGCTGCAACTTCATGATGCTGAATGGAATAATTGGGGGAAGCTCGCGGAGACCATCCGATCCGGCGAACGATCGGTGGACCGGCATGTCTTTGAAACCGATCCCGAACTGGGCGGCAATGTGCTGGCCGTTCTTCACCGCATTGGTCAACAGAGCGGGCCAGATTTTGCACGGCGACTCCAACTCAAAGGCGCTCTGCGCATGCTGGATTTGGGGGGAGGAGCCGGAACCAATGCCATCGCCTTTTGTCAGGTCTACCCAACAATCACGGCGACCGTATTCGATCTCGCGCCGACTTTGCGGTTGACTGAAAAGACTGTCAAGGAAGCGGGACTCGATTCCCGTATTTCGTTGCTGGCAGGAAATTTCAACCATGATCGGCTGGGCGGGCCATATGATCTCGCGTTGATGTCGGATATCCTTCATTATCAAGATTTTGCGACGAATGCGGCACTTGTCAAGAAGGTGTACGACCATCTGTTGCCGAACGGGCGTCTGCTCATCAAGGACCGATTTCTCGATGAATCGAGTACTGGTCCGGCTTGGACGACAGCATTTGCGGTGCATATTCTGATCAATACACAGCGGGGCGCATGTTACCAGACGTCCGACGCGATGCAGTGGATGCAGGCCGCAGGATTTGCATCCGTCGAAGAAGTCGAACGTACCGCCGTAGTTCAAGGCCTCAAACTGAACGGATAA